From Oryzias melastigma strain HK-1 linkage group LG15, ASM292280v2, whole genome shotgun sequence, one genomic window encodes:
- the LOC112161773 gene encoding uncharacterized protein LOC112161773, with the protein MMETAKFFLGVSLFVVLVVPSCGYPAKGSKSTDQSSGDQQAATSFASHRGAQMSRSAPVHYRSHSSGGVSQPVPVFVQNVPQVYPMVPSGSSLSSAVAGYPVAVQPGSAVPVLSSVPAAGVSEAVQVPVQGPGFSQFVQTGPAMVGSAPPVLVLHEGAGSTQPGPAQAGLPETKWVVAPPSFSEQAAADSQAVGSSDFLPPVPLPPPGPVLQSGETSNIVKEAELGNYQQQTEEFGYPAEAVQPGSAFTSVLVPGQGLGGFWGSPYPGFDYRLLYGLYPPGTYTTFSQNHEKGKDYYQSIHYLKEHDSEDQGPQQQQQLQQKVFHGQTQRS; encoded by the exons ATGATGGAGACTGCAAAGTTCTTCCTGGG GGTTTCCCTTTTTGTTGTGCTGGTTGTGCCATCATGTGGTTATCCTGCCAAAG GCTCCAAATCCACAGATCAGAGCAGCGGTGACCAACAAGCAGCAACTAGCTTTGCTTCCCACAGAGGAGCACAGATGAGCCGCTCTGCACCAGTGCATTACCGCTCTCATTCAAGCGGTGGCGTCTCTCAGCCAGTTCCAGTGTTTGTGCAGAATGTCCCTCAGGTTTATCCCATGGTTCCATCAGGCAGCAGCTTGAGCTCTGCTGTGGCAGGATACCCTGTTGCTGTTCAGCCAGGATCTGCTGTTCCTGTGCTTTCCAGTGTTCCTGCAGCAGGAGTGTCTGAGGCAGTTCAGGTCCCTGTGCAGGGTCCTGGTTTCTCCCAGTTTGTTCAGACAGGCCCAGCAATGGTTGGCTCTGCTCCCCCTGTGCTGGTGTTGCATGAAGGAGCTGGTTCCACACAGCCAGGACCTGCTCAAGCTGGTCTGCCAG AAACCAAGTGGGTTGTTgctcctccatctttctctgaGCAAGCAGCAGCTGATTCCCAGGCTGTGGGCTCCAGTGACTTCCTGCCACCAGTCCCTCTCCCTCCACCTGGCCCTGTCCTCCAGTCCGGAGAGACTTCCAATATTGTGAAGGAAGCTGAACTCGGCAACTACCAGCAGCAGACGGAAGAGTTTGGTTACCCGGCTGAGGCGGTGCAGCCTGGATCTGCTTTCACCAGCGTGCTTGTTCCAGGCCAAGGACTTGGTGGCTTCTGGGGTTCTCCTTATCCTGGCTTTGACTACAGGCTCCTGTATGGTCTGTACCCTCCTGGCACCTACACCACCTTCAGCCAGAACCATGAGAAGGGCAAAGACTACTACCAATCCATCCACTACTTGAAGGAGCATGATTCTGAAGACCAAGGTCctcaacaacagcagcagcttcagcagaagGTCTTCCATGGTCAAACCCAGAGGTCTTAA
- the LOC112161774 gene encoding uncharacterized protein LOC112161774: protein MMETAKFFLGFSLFVVLVVPSCGYPAKGSKSTDQSSGDQQAATSFASHRGAQMSRSAPVHYRSHSSGGVSQPVPVFVQNVPQVYPMVPSGSSLSSAVAGYPVAVQPGSAVPVLSSVPAARVSEAVQVPVQGPGFSQFVQTGPAMVGSAPPVLVLHEGAGSTQPGPAQAGLPETKWVVAPPSFSEQAAADSQAVGSSDFLPPVPLPPPGPVLQSGETSNIVKEAELGNYQQQTEEFGYPAEAVQPRSAFTSVLVPGQGLGGFWGSPYPGFDYRLLYGLYPPGTYTTFSQNHEKGKDYYQSIHYLKEHVSEDQGPQQQQLQQKVFHGQTQRS from the exons ATGATGGAGACTGCAAAGTTCTTCCTGGG gttttccctttttgttgtgCTGGTTGTGCCATCATGTGGTTATCCTGCCAAAG GCTCCAAATCCACAGATCAGAGCAGCGGTGACCAACAAGCAGCAACTAGCTTTGCTTCCCACAGAGGAGCACAGATGAGCCGCTCTGCACCAGTGCATTACCGCTCTCATTCAAGCGGTGGCGTCTCTCAGCCAGTTCCAGTGTTTGTGCAGAATGTCCCTCAGGTTTATCCCATGGTTCCATCAGGCAGCAGCTTGAGCTCTGCTGTGGCAGGATACCCTGTTGCTGTTCAGCCAGGATCTGCTGTTCCTGTGCTTTCCAGTGTTCCTGCAGCAAGAGTGTCTGAGGCAGTTCAGGTCCCTGTGCAGGGTCCTGGTTTCTCCCAGTTTGTTCAGACAGGCCCAGCAATGGTTGGCTCTGCTCCCCCTGTGCTGGTGTTGCATGAAGGAGCTGGTTCCACACAGCCAGGACCTGCTCAAGCTGGTCTGCCAG AAACCAAGTGGGTTGTTgctcctccatctttctctgaGCAAGCAGCAGCTGATTCCCAGGCTGTGGGCTCCAGTGACTTCCTGCCACCAGTCCCTCTCCCTCCACCTGGCCCTGTCCTCCAGTCCGGGGAGACTTCCAATATTGTGAAGGAAGCTGAACTCGGCAACTACCAGCAGCAGACGGAAGAGTTTGGTTACCCGGCTGAGGCGGTGCAGCCTAGATCTGCTTTCACCAGCGTGCTTGTTCCAGGCCAAGGACTTGGTGGCTTCTGGGGTTCTCCTTATCCTGGCTTTGACTACAGGCTCCTGTATGGTCTGTACCCTCCTGGCACCTACACCACCTTCAGCCAGAACCATGAGAAGGGCAAGGACTACTACCAATCCATCCACTACTTGAAGGAGCATGTTTCTGAAGACCAAGGTCCtcaacagcagcagcttcagcagaagGTCTTCCATGGACAAACCCAGAGGTCTTAA